One window of Rhodothermales bacterium genomic DNA carries:
- a CDS encoding MlaD family protein yields the protein MSRQARLGLIVLGGVVAFMLALFVLANRTFLLSDTFRVKAEFYDAGGLLPGAPVQYQGIGVGRVEYIALPEVPGAPITVGMAIREEARKLVRQDSRALIQTQGLVGNMMVVLAGGSDTEPIVAEGGTISGVDPFNFTEVTDRMFESVARFDSVTVAFTGIMGDIRSGEGTLGAFLYDDRLYEETVLTTQETRVALRSLTQQADALVGIAADASGGINEMIQKINTGDGSLARILNDDDLYQNALDATAAFSAAADDVETVTDRMEDAANWGTLAMFRLAENMEALKENWFFKGYYERRGYREKAPFEIREQALQETYQALEQRERELYEWQQRLAEEEGVVVPADAPVPDVNLDADADDEAGTLGLRDPAPSGDQ from the coding sequence ATGTCCCGTCAAGCCCGGCTCGGCCTCATCGTCCTCGGCGGCGTCGTCGCGTTCATGCTGGCGCTCTTCGTCCTCGCCAACCGCACGTTCCTCCTCTCCGACACGTTCCGCGTGAAGGCGGAGTTCTACGACGCCGGCGGCCTCCTGCCCGGCGCCCCCGTGCAGTATCAGGGCATCGGCGTCGGCCGCGTCGAGTACATCGCGCTGCCCGAGGTGCCCGGCGCGCCGATCACCGTCGGCATGGCGATCCGGGAGGAGGCGCGGAAGCTCGTCCGCCAAGACAGCCGCGCGCTGATCCAGACGCAGGGCCTCGTCGGCAACATGATGGTGGTGCTGGCCGGGGGGAGCGACACGGAGCCCATCGTCGCCGAGGGCGGGACGATCAGCGGCGTGGACCCCTTCAACTTCACCGAAGTGACGGACCGGATGTTTGAGTCCGTCGCGCGCTTCGACTCGGTAACCGTTGCGTTCACCGGCATCATGGGCGACATCCGCAGCGGCGAGGGCACGCTCGGTGCGTTCCTCTACGACGACCGGCTCTACGAGGAGACCGTGCTGACGACGCAGGAGACCCGCGTCGCCCTCCGCAGCCTCACGCAGCAGGCCGACGCCCTCGTCGGCATCGCGGCCGACGCGTCGGGAGGGATCAACGAGATGATCCAGAAGATCAACACCGGCGATGGCTCCCTCGCCCGCATCCTCAACGACGACGACCTCTACCAGAACGCGCTCGACGCGACGGCCGCCTTCAGCGCCGCCGCTGACGACGTGGAGACGGTGACGGACCGGATGGAAGACGCGGCCAACTGGGGCACGCTCGCCATGTTCAGGCTCGCCGAGAACATGGAGGCGCTCAAGGAGAACTGGTTCTTCAAGGGGTACTACGAGCGGCGCGGCTACCGCGAGAAGGCCCCGTTCGAGATCCGCGAGCAAGCGCTCCAAGAGACGTACCAGGCCCTCGAACAGCGCGAGCGCGAGCTCTACGAGTGGCAGCAGCGCCTCGCCGAAGAGGAAGGCGTCGTCGTCCCCGCCGACGCGCCCGTGCCCGACGTGAATCTCGACGCGGACGCGGACGACGAGGCCGGCACGTTGGGCCTCCGTGACCCGGCTCCCTCCGGCGACCAGTAG
- a CDS encoding ATP-binding cassette domain-containing protein: protein MFDAFKTSGPDAMPETAPVDGSDAAPVTGGSPPPPDDVIVQMRNVHKTFGENHVLRGVSLSVKKGTSAVVLGGSGSGKSVLIRHIVGLLSPDQGEVWVKGQRVDLLDGNALDRVRLSIGYLFQGGALFDSMTVEENMRFYLDRHTTLSKGEKQDRIERAVEDVNLSQTLKQFPAELSGGQKKRIGLARAVILEPEIILYDEPTTGLDPVSVRVVSDLIVRLRDERGISSVAITHDLLAASIITDEAHFLYQGRFIASGSLDEIRETKDPILEEFFYGTEEYGT, encoded by the coding sequence ATGTTCGACGCCTTTAAGACCTCCGGCCCCGACGCGATGCCCGAGACCGCCCCGGTCGACGGCTCCGACGCCGCGCCCGTCACCGGGGGCTCGCCGCCGCCGCCGGACGACGTCATCGTGCAGATGCGGAACGTCCACAAAACGTTCGGCGAGAACCACGTGCTGCGCGGCGTCTCGCTCTCGGTGAAGAAGGGGACGAGCGCCGTCGTGCTCGGCGGCTCGGGCTCGGGCAAGAGCGTGCTCATCCGCCACATCGTCGGCCTCCTCAGTCCGGACCAGGGCGAGGTGTGGGTGAAGGGCCAGCGCGTGGACCTCCTCGACGGCAACGCGCTCGACCGCGTCCGCCTCTCGATCGGCTACCTCTTCCAGGGCGGCGCCCTCTTCGACTCGATGACGGTGGAGGAGAACATGCGGTTCTACCTCGACCGCCACACGACGCTCTCGAAGGGCGAGAAGCAGGACCGCATCGAGCGGGCCGTGGAGGACGTGAACCTCTCGCAGACGCTGAAGCAGTTCCCGGCCGAGCTCTCCGGCGGGCAGAAGAAGCGGATCGGCCTCGCCCGCGCCGTCATCCTCGAGCCCGAGATCATCCTCTACGACGAGCCCACGACCGGGCTCGACCCCGTCAGCGTCCGCGTCGTCTCCGACCTCATCGTGCGGCTGCGCGACGAGCGCGGGATCTCGTCCGTCGCCATCACGCACGACCTCCTCGCCGCGAGCATCATCACCGACGAGGCCCACTTCCTCTACCAGGGCCGCTTCATCGCGAGCGGCTCGCTCGACGAGATCCGCGAGACGAAAGACCCCATCCTCGAGGAGTTCTTCTACGGCACCGAGGAATACGGCACGTGA
- a CDS encoding ABC transporter permease: MEPSRVTDPESRSAPDTSFAERTRQARKARANEKILREKSFTERTIERIRHSQSVLYGFLDEAGRLFTFIGQFFKRFWRRPFEFKELLNQMDEVGSKSFLLVSVCGLAIGIVLAMQSRGTLARFGAEAFLPSMLALSVFKEIGPVITGLVLAGRLGAGFAAEIGSMKVTEQIDAMEAAALKPFHYLVVTRVLACVIMFPLMTILVDVIALSGGFLESNLASGMDWRVFIDTAFSSMRFVDVIVDTMKTSIFGFIVGIVACYLGYTVRGGTREVGQAAMQAVVLSSLLILIADVVVVRISLFVFGDVSGG, translated from the coding sequence ATGGAGCCCTCCCGCGTTACCGATCCAGAGTCCCGGTCCGCCCCGGACACCTCGTTCGCCGAGCGGACGCGGCAGGCGCGGAAGGCGCGCGCGAACGAGAAGATCCTCCGCGAGAAGAGCTTCACCGAGCGGACGATCGAGCGCATCCGCCACTCGCAGAGCGTGCTCTACGGCTTCCTCGACGAGGCCGGCCGGCTCTTCACCTTCATCGGCCAGTTCTTCAAGCGGTTCTGGCGGCGCCCGTTCGAGTTCAAGGAGCTGCTGAACCAGATGGACGAGGTGGGGAGCAAGAGCTTCCTGCTCGTCAGCGTCTGCGGCCTCGCGATCGGCATCGTGCTCGCGATGCAGAGCCGAGGCACGCTCGCGCGCTTCGGCGCCGAGGCGTTCCTGCCGAGCATGCTCGCGCTCAGCGTGTTCAAAGAGATCGGCCCCGTCATCACGGGCCTCGTGCTCGCCGGCCGGCTCGGGGCCGGCTTCGCCGCCGAGATCGGCTCGATGAAGGTCACCGAGCAGATCGACGCGATGGAGGCCGCCGCGCTCAAGCCGTTCCACTACCTCGTCGTGACGCGCGTGCTCGCCTGCGTCATCATGTTCCCGCTCATGACGATCCTCGTGGACGTGATCGCGCTCTCGGGCGGGTTCCTCGAGTCCAACCTCGCCTCGGGCATGGACTGGCGCGTGTTCATCGACACGGCGTTCTCGTCGATGCGCTTCGTGGACGTGATCGTGGACACGATGAAGACGAGCATCTTCGGGTTCATCGTCGGCATCGTGGCGTGCTACCTCGGCTACACCGTGCGCGGCGGCACACGCGAGGTGGGGCAGGCGGCGATGCAGGCCGTCGTGCTCTCGTCTCTCCTCATCCTCATCGCCGACGTCGTCGTCGTGCGGATCTCGCTCTTCGTCTTCGGCGACGTGTCCGGCGGGTAG
- a CDS encoding beta-propeller fold lactonase family protein, translated as MAHFIGRFGLLLLLVTTFIALPGCDSDDPEDEPLGAVFTMTNAAAGNEVVAFRRALDGGLTRIGAVSAGGLGGDLPTMLPVDPLESQDALILSADNQFLFAVNAGSDTVASFRVQDDGSVVLIGTVPSGGGFPVSLAANGDLLYVLNVAGQGNISGFRVAADGALTPLPNSTRPLSGTPTPPPLNGFVAPGNLSFSPDGRHLVVTEKATDLIDVYVVGSDGTPSAPIVQASAGPTPFGGEFDSGGFFIVSEANAMNPLMPVPGGSSVTSYSIAADGTLSAVTAAAPTLGTAACWIEVSDDNRYVYTTNTLSDTITGFRLGADGTLTALDPADGVTAQLGAMSFPLDMAFAGEYMYVLAAGGGAVNGFRVGDDGSLTAIPGATVGGLPGPTVEGLAAF; from the coding sequence ATGGCACACTTCATCGGACGTTTTGGTCTCCTCCTCCTCTTGGTTACGACGTTCATCGCCCTGCCCGGCTGCGACTCGGACGACCCCGAGGACGAGCCGCTCGGGGCCGTGTTCACGATGACGAACGCGGCGGCCGGCAACGAGGTGGTCGCCTTTCGGCGGGCGCTAGACGGCGGGCTAACCCGCATCGGCGCCGTCTCAGCGGGCGGGCTCGGCGGCGACCTGCCGACCATGCTGCCGGTGGATCCACTCGAATCGCAGGACGCGCTGATCCTGAGCGCGGACAACCAGTTCCTCTTCGCCGTCAACGCGGGGAGTGATACGGTCGCTTCGTTCCGGGTGCAGGACGACGGTTCGGTCGTGCTCATCGGGACCGTACCGTCCGGGGGCGGCTTCCCCGTGAGCCTCGCCGCGAACGGCGACCTCCTCTACGTCCTCAACGTCGCCGGGCAGGGGAACATCAGCGGCTTCCGCGTCGCCGCCGACGGCGCGCTGACCCCGCTCCCCAACTCGACGCGCCCGCTCAGCGGCACGCCCACGCCGCCCCCCCTCAACGGCTTCGTGGCGCCCGGCAACCTCTCCTTCAGCCCGGACGGCCGGCACCTCGTCGTGACGGAGAAGGCGACCGACCTCATCGACGTGTACGTGGTGGGGAGCGACGGCACGCCGAGCGCGCCCATCGTCCAGGCGTCGGCCGGGCCGACGCCCTTCGGCGGCGAGTTCGACAGCGGCGGGTTCTTCATCGTCTCTGAGGCGAACGCGATGAACCCGCTCATGCCCGTCCCCGGCGGCTCCTCTGTCACGTCGTACTCCATCGCCGCCGACGGCACCCTTAGCGCCGTCACCGCTGCCGCGCCAACGCTCGGCACCGCCGCGTGCTGGATCGAGGTCTCCGACGACAACCGCTACGTCTACACGACGAACACGCTCTCCGACACCATCACCGGATTCCGGCTCGGCGCCGACGGCACGCTCACCGCGCTCGACCCGGCGGACGGGGTGACGGCGCAACTCGGTGCGATGAGCTTCCCGCTCGACATGGCCTTCGCCGGGGAGTACATGTACGTCCTCGCGGCGGGCGGCGGCGCGGTCAACGGGTTCCGCGTCGGGGACGACGGGAGCCTGACGGCGATCCCGGGTGCCACGGTCGGCGGGCTCCCCGGCCCGACGGTCGAAGGGCTCGCGGCCTTCTGA
- a CDS encoding translocation/assembly module TamB domain-containing protein, protein MADVYTRDSPMPEPDPEPQRERERARWQRVLRGIGRGLLIALAVVLGLVLLVVLLLQTEFGRQKVENIAVDQIRGLLSDSATVSVERIDGNFLTGAYLIGLEISERGETVITLDTVEIDYNLTTLLDKRLSVGEVYAAGLAVYARQDADSTWNVARLLAPADAADTTATSPGFTVFIDEARIARAAAEVRFYSPRRDSVLTVDGLHARILDFTTGGADGLEGTLDTLWATATPPAPTTGEAGPVRLAGAGAFTAAQTRVDAFLLNSADSDVRASGALDYGDPDRPLTFDVDVQASPLAFSDVRAFAPVEVYGTLDLRLQAQGTPDDILARVDAEFREGGALDLNGVFSAGADGPVRYAAEGTVRNLDPGRILGDPALAGDLTGDLDVDLSGPSLQEIDGRVDLEMSASSFGEQQIQRLDFVGTFDDGLADFTLGGAVPGGKLIARGTARPFAETPTYDLRGELNDIDLARLLSDPSQSGRFSGTFAVEGRGIDPEEMIATASLNLGRTQYGEIDLDRAAVTAALTRGEVRYNADLDFSDGDGSVTAQGTVRPFADVLAYTVDEGRLQNFDIAAVTGDTTHTDLTGPFALSGSGTDPQTLALDLALGLRDSRYDTYAISAADVSATLRGGNLTFDAEADFAEIGRVDAVGSARPFAEPLTYQARGNVRNLDLAALTGDPGQSSDLTGAFDVTGTGTDPQTLALDLRLDLRDSRYRQQQLTAGTVTGTLRSGALDLTVDATTPEGALTFAVAGRPFDEVPTLRLSEGTFRGVNLALVLDNPALQTDLNGRLELDADGFDPQLSDITGRVILLPSRINGARLDAGTVEFDLARGYAEASADLDFEQGAAAFTFSGRPFDERPTYNTAGTLDSLDVAALFGDDQAEATSVNLAFDVKGEGFDPATMTLSGSLRGGDSQLVGATVDTLRTEFALAESVLRLDGLELRSSFADATGEGQIALFDAQQTQRTQLTFDATVKDTAPLNPFLAQPLTLEEGRLVGSVSGEPGRPLRLDVQASAQQFAYGDVRISTLDARLNGEYVGGLADATPVAVGVDSTAADSTAFGLGFIGTARVEFGFLALPSIRIDGGDIDLTYDGENLAASGEIGVDQRRDLNFRLRTDLNPEQQTVTLEALSFRVDGERWELLQESTISYGQQYRFRNLLLYSGDQQIAVDGVVDLDGEQNLVLTVEQFEIDVVTDLVGYDGVGGVLSTTLVLSGPAASPVIDGTLRVDSLVAGGETVGALDLDLDYANFRLTLDALLTHVSGRELRAEGFLPLDFSLGGPVSEAAPSADVDFVVRADSFPVAWAEPFLPPETFTEVGGALDIDLAITGTQSDPQLSGDALLADGRLGVLTLGRTIQDVRIPLTFEGNTVRIREASAGTGGNGRLFAEGTITLPKLSLGELAIALEMDDFNVIETPTYQELRLTTREGPLLFTGTTEFPRLVGALTLDSGDIYLTEELTGPDIAEVELTDAQIQRIEATFGTRITEADTARSVFVQNLALDLDININRNVWLRSRTNPVFDIEFVGTLLVEKAPGGENQLFRSIEVVRGKVELYGRNFDITRGLLTFNGPVSETMIDIEAAFRVPARQGPEDEATIFLTFAGRLGAEGEQAEDGLELTLSADPAMENTDIISYIATGRPAGTAFQGGAGASNLAVSQLASIVEGLAANSLGLDVVEVTQRPDEAIVVTFGSYVTSRTFASVSQVVVEGRGRREEQDGRIPEVTIEYQLLNWLLLRLERRNTGGTGGAAQIELSY, encoded by the coding sequence CTTCCTCACGGGTGCGTACCTGATCGGGCTCGAAATCAGCGAGCGCGGCGAGACGGTGATCACGCTCGACACGGTCGAGATCGACTACAACCTCACGACGCTCCTCGACAAGCGGCTCTCGGTCGGCGAGGTGTACGCCGCCGGCCTCGCCGTCTACGCCCGGCAGGACGCGGACTCGACGTGGAACGTCGCCCGCCTCCTCGCCCCGGCCGACGCCGCCGACACCACGGCCACGTCACCCGGCTTCACCGTTTTCATCGACGAGGCCCGCATCGCGCGCGCCGCCGCCGAGGTCCGGTTCTACTCGCCCCGCCGCGATTCCGTCCTCACCGTCGACGGCCTCCACGCCCGCATCCTCGACTTCACCACGGGCGGGGCCGACGGGCTCGAAGGCACGCTCGATACGCTGTGGGCGACGGCGACGCCGCCCGCGCCGACGACGGGCGAGGCCGGGCCCGTCCGCCTCGCCGGGGCCGGGGCCTTCACCGCCGCGCAGACGCGCGTCGACGCCTTCCTCCTCAACTCCGCCGACAGCGACGTCCGCGCGAGCGGCGCCCTCGACTACGGCGATCCCGACCGCCCGCTCACCTTCGACGTCGACGTGCAGGCCAGCCCGCTCGCCTTCAGCGACGTCCGCGCCTTTGCCCCCGTCGAGGTCTACGGCACGCTCGACCTCCGGCTCCAGGCGCAGGGCACGCCCGACGACATCCTCGCCCGCGTCGACGCCGAGTTCCGCGAGGGCGGCGCGCTCGACCTCAACGGCGTCTTCTCGGCCGGCGCCGACGGCCCCGTCCGCTACGCCGCCGAGGGCACCGTCCGCAACCTCGACCCCGGCCGCATCCTCGGCGACCCCGCGCTCGCGGGCGACCTCACGGGCGACCTCGACGTGGACCTCAGCGGCCCGTCGCTGCAGGAGATCGACGGCCGTGTGGACCTCGAAATGAGCGCCTCGTCCTTCGGCGAGCAGCAGATCCAGCGGCTCGACTTCGTCGGCACCTTCGACGACGGGCTCGCCGACTTCACGCTCGGCGGCGCCGTGCCGGGCGGCAAGCTGATCGCGCGCGGCACTGCCCGTCCCTTCGCCGAGACGCCGACCTACGACCTCCGCGGCGAACTCAACGACATCGACCTCGCCCGCCTCCTCAGCGACCCGAGCCAGTCCGGCCGCTTCAGCGGGACGTTCGCCGTCGAGGGCCGGGGGATCGACCCGGAGGAGATGATCGCGACGGCGTCGCTCAACCTCGGCCGCACGCAATACGGCGAGATCGACCTCGACCGCGCCGCCGTCACCGCCGCGCTCACGCGGGGCGAGGTCCGCTACAACGCCGACCTCGACTTCAGCGACGGCGACGGCTCCGTCACCGCGCAGGGCACCGTCCGCCCCTTCGCCGACGTGCTCGCCTACACCGTGGACGAGGGCCGGCTGCAGAACTTCGACATCGCCGCCGTCACCGGCGACACGACGCACACCGACCTCACCGGGCCCTTCGCCCTCTCCGGCAGCGGCACCGACCCGCAGACGCTCGCGCTCGACCTCGCCCTCGGCCTCCGCGATTCCCGCTACGACACCTACGCCATCAGCGCCGCCGACGTGTCCGCCACGCTTCGCGGCGGCAATCTGACCTTCGACGCCGAGGCCGACTTCGCCGAGATCGGCCGGGTCGACGCCGTGGGTTCGGCGCGGCCCTTCGCTGAGCCCCTCACGTATCAGGCCCGCGGCAACGTCCGCAACCTCGACCTCGCCGCGCTCACCGGCGACCCTGGCCAGTCCAGCGACCTCACCGGCGCGTTCGACGTGACGGGCACGGGGACGGACCCGCAGACGCTCGCGCTCGACCTCCGCCTCGACCTCCGCGACTCCCGCTACCGCCAGCAGCAACTCACCGCCGGCACCGTCACAGGCACGCTCCGCAGCGGCGCGCTCGACCTCACCGTGGACGCGACGACGCCCGAGGGCGCGCTCACGTTCGCCGTCGCCGGGCGGCCGTTCGACGAGGTCCCCACGCTCCGGCTCAGCGAGGGCACGTTCCGCGGCGTCAACCTCGCGCTCGTGCTCGACAACCCCGCCCTCCAGACCGACCTCAACGGCCGGCTCGAGCTCGACGCTGACGGCTTCGACCCGCAGCTGTCGGACATCACGGGCCGCGTCATCCTCCTCCCGTCGCGCATCAACGGCGCGCGCCTCGACGCCGGGACGGTCGAGTTCGACCTCGCGCGGGGCTACGCCGAGGCCTCGGCCGACCTCGACTTCGAGCAGGGCGCGGCGGCGTTCACGTTCTCCGGCCGCCCCTTCGACGAGCGCCCGACCTACAACACGGCCGGCACGCTCGACAGCCTCGACGTGGCCGCGCTCTTCGGCGACGACCAGGCCGAGGCGACCTCCGTCAACCTCGCCTTCGACGTGAAGGGCGAGGGGTTCGACCCTGCGACGATGACGCTTTCGGGCTCGCTCCGCGGCGGCGACAGCCAGCTCGTCGGCGCGACCGTGGACACGCTCCGCACCGAGTTCGCCCTCGCCGAGTCCGTGCTGCGCCTCGACGGGCTCGAACTCCGCTCGTCGTTCGCCGACGCCACGGGCGAGGGGCAGATCGCCCTCTTCGACGCGCAGCAGACGCAGCGGACCCAGCTCACGTTCGACGCCACGGTGAAAGACACGGCCCCGCTGAACCCCTTCCTCGCGCAGCCGCTCACGCTCGAAGAGGGCCGGCTCGTCGGAAGCGTCAGCGGCGAGCCCGGCCGGCCGCTCCGCCTCGACGTGCAGGCCTCGGCGCAGCAGTTCGCCTACGGCGACGTCCGCATCTCCACGCTCGACGCCCGCCTCAACGGTGAGTACGTCGGCGGCCTCGCCGACGCCACGCCGGTCGCCGTCGGGGTGGATTCGACGGCGGCCGACTCGACGGCGTTCGGCCTCGGCTTCATCGGCACGGCCCGCGTCGAGTTCGGCTTCCTCGCCCTGCCGTCGATCCGGATCGACGGCGGCGACATCGACCTCACCTACGACGGCGAGAACCTCGCCGCCTCGGGCGAGATCGGCGTGGACCAGCGGCGCGACCTCAACTTCCGCCTCCGCACCGACCTCAACCCCGAGCAGCAGACGGTCACACTCGAAGCGCTCTCCTTCCGCGTGGACGGCGAGCGGTGGGAGCTGCTGCAGGAGTCGACGATCTCGTACGGCCAGCAGTACCGTTTCCGCAACCTCCTCCTCTACTCCGGCGACCAGCAGATCGCCGTCGACGGCGTCGTCGACCTCGACGGCGAGCAGAACCTCGTGCTCACCGTCGAGCAGTTCGAGATTGATGTCGTCACCGACCTCGTCGGCTACGACGGCGTCGGCGGCGTGCTCTCGACGACGCTCGTGCTGAGTGGCCCTGCCGCCTCGCCCGTGATCGACGGAACGCTCCGCGTGGACAGCCTCGTCGCCGGCGGCGAGACCGTCGGCGCGCTCGACCTCGACCTCGACTACGCCAACTTCCGGCTCACGCTCGACGCCCTGCTCACGCACGTCTCTGGCCGCGAGCTCCGCGCCGAGGGCTTCCTCCCCCTCGACTTCTCCCTCGGCGGGCCCGTCAGCGAGGCCGCGCCCTCGGCCGACGTCGACTTCGTCGTCCGCGCGGACTCGTTCCCCGTCGCGTGGGCCGAGCCGTTCCTCCCGCCGGAGACGTTCACCGAGGTCGGCGGCGCGCTCGACATCGACCTCGCCATCACCGGCACGCAGTCCGACCCCCAGCTCAGCGGCGACGCCCTCCTCGCCGACGGCCGCCTCGGCGTCCTCACGCTCGGCCGGACGATCCAGGACGTCAGGATCCCCCTCACGTTCGAGGGCAACACCGTCCGCATCCGCGAGGCGAGCGCGGGCACCGGCGGCAACGGCCGCCTCTTCGCCGAAGGCACGATCACCCTCCCGAAGCTCTCCCTCGGCGAGCTCGCGATCGCGCTCGAGATGGACGACTTCAACGTCATCGAGACGCCGACCTACCAGGAGCTCCGGCTGACCACGCGCGAGGGCCCGCTCCTCTTCACGGGCACCACGGAGTTCCCCCGCCTCGTCGGCGCGCTCACGCTCGACTCCGGCGACATCTACCTCACCGAAGAGCTCACCGGACCCGACATCGCCGAGGTGGAGCTGACGGACGCGCAGATCCAGCGGATCGAGGCCACGTTCGGCACCCGCATCACCGAGGCCGACACGGCGCGCTCCGTCTTCGTGCAGAACCTCGCGCTCGACCTCGACATCAACATCAACCGGAACGTGTGGCTGCGGAGCCGGACGAATCCGGTCTTCGACATCGAGTTCGTCGGGACGCTCCTCGTCGAGAAGGCGCCCGGCGGCGAGAACCAGCTCTTCCGCTCCATCGAAGTCGTCCGCGGGAAAGTCGAGCTCTACGGCCGCAACTTCGACATCACGCGCGGCCTGCTCACCTTCAACGGGCCGGTCTCCGAGACGATGATCGACATCGAGGCGGCGTTCCGCGTCCCGGCGCGCCAGGGGCCAGAAGATGAGGCCACAATCTTCCTCACCTTCGCCGGCCGGCTTGGAGCCGAGGGCGAGCAGGCCGAGGACGGCCTCGAACTCACGCTCTCGGCGGACCCGGCGATGGAGAACACCGACATCATCTCGTACATCGCCACCGGACGTCCCGCCGGGACAGCGTTTCAGGGCGGGGCCGGGGCCTCGAACCTCGCCGTCAGCCAGCTCGCCTCGATCGTCGAGGGCCTCGCGGCGAACTCCCTCGGGCTCGACGTCGTCGAGGTGACGCAGCGGCCGGACGAGGCCATCGTCGTCACGTTCGGCAGCTACGTCACGAGCCGGACGTTCGCCTCCGTGAGCCAGGTCGTCGTCGAGGGCCGGGGCCGCCGGGAGGAGCAGGACGGGCGGATTCCCGAGGTGACGATCGAGTACCAGCTCCTGAACTGGCTGCTGCTCCGGCTGGAGCGCCGCAACACCGGCGGCACGGGCGGCGCGGCGCAGATCGAGCTCTCGTACTGA